TCGTAGAACTGGACGAAATGGTTGGAATCGTGTTCGGTGTGCCGAGCCGCAGCCGGCTCTATGCTGGTCGTCATCGTTAAGCCGTATGAAAACTTCGCTGCGAGCTGCGAGACTCGCGGTCGAACATTGGGGGAAAAGCTCGCGGGCATCTCCGCAAAAATCATACCCTGCGCCGCGTTCGCGCACGGTGAGGCGGGCGAACGCGTTGCGGCGGGAAGCGGGACGACACGGACGTCAGTTACAACCTGAAGGTCCAGCGACCAGAGTGCCGATAAGGCTGACACATCCCGGTAGAAGCCTCGAGTGAGTACATTGAGGTCTCCACGGCCGTCTGACCGATGACGAAGCATAACGGTCACGTGAGTGGCAGACTGGTATCGGCGGCGACAGGCTGCAGCTGGCCGACCTCCGCCTGACAGCGATCGGCAGCACGCGACCCTTCTCCGACATACCGATCTGCGGGAAGAATGGCTGCTAACTGTAGTTGAACCGTCACACTGCGCCGGTGTACATCAAAGCTCGCGGAGAAACTCAATCAATGCCGCGTTGACGAAATCGGGCGCCTCCTGTTGCAGCCAATGCCCTGCTTGCGGAACGACTCGAGAGGCTGACAGCTTGGGCACGAACTGAGGCATGCCGCCAATAATTTCGTGCATGCCTGGCATTGCCAGACCTGTATCTCGCTCGCCGACAAGGTACAGGGAGGGAACCTTGACGAGCAGGCCCTCGAAAGCCGATTGCATTTCCCAATTGCGGTCGAGGTTGCGGTAGTAATTCAATCCACCGCGAAAGCCAGAAATGCTGAATGCCCGGACAAACTGGTCGAGATCGGTGGGTGCGAGCCACGCAGGTAACAAAGGCGGATCTATCAGAGAGTCGAGGAGCCCGCCACTGCGGGGCATTAGTCCGAATGGATTGGGCGTATTTGCGTCACGGGTTCCGACGTCGCCTGATGCAGAAAAATAGATCTTGCGAAATGTGGCCCTAACGTCACGCTCGAATTCGCTTTCGGCCAACCCGGGTTCGGAGAAATAATGCGTGTAGAACCACGCCTGGTCAGTCTGCGGGAAAAGCCGGCTCGGCGCCATCGGCGCGCGGCCCATCATTGGTACTCCGAGCGCGGCGACAGCGCGAAAGCGGTCAGGCCGAAGCAGCGCGGCTTGCCAGGCGATGGTTGCACCCCAGTCGTTCCCCACAACAACTGCGTTGCGCTCTCCAAGAATATCAACGAGCGCCACCAGGTCACCGACAACGTCCAATGTTGTGTACTGCTCAATTGCCGTTGGACACTCGCTTGATCCGTATCCACGAAGATCCGGTGCTATGGCGTGGAAGCCGGCTTGCGCAAGTGCCGCCAGTTGATGGCGCCAGGCATGCGAAGTCTCCGGAAAGCCGTGACAAAGAAGCACCAATGGGCCGTCGCCTTGTTGAGCCATGTGTAAGCGAATTCCGTTTGCTTCAATAAAGGTTTGACGGTATGCGCTCATGGGCTGTTCTGGAGAGGTTGTAGCACGCAGCAATCTAAATATAGCGTAACATCAAAAGTTGCGCATTATCAAGTTTCCACTTATGCAACGCGATACCCGACTGGCTCGACTTCTGCACATCCTCATCCACATGCATCTTCGCGGAGGCGCAACAACCTCAGAGACGATTGCGCTAATGCTGCACACGAATCCGGTCTTTGTTCGCCGAACGATGGCGTCGTTACGCGAATCGGGGTTTGTTAAGTCGACCGGTGGTCCAGGCGGCGGATGGGTGCTCGCCTGTGACCTCGAAGATCTTACGGTGAGAGATGTCTACCAAGCCATTGGACACACCGCGCCGTTTGTGATTGGCCTAGCCGACGACAATCGCTCTTGTCCAGTGGAGGCGGCGGTAAATCGCCACATCGGCGAGACGTTGGGTTCGGCAGAAACCTTGTTGCTTGAATCGCTTGGCAAACGGCGACTCTCCGAGATCGCGCACGACGTCGCGTCGCCAAAGCCGCGCAAAACGGATGAATAATCTCGCGGAGCAACGGAATGGTAGCGATGGACGCAAGCATCACGCGCCTGACCGACAACGATTTAAGCCATGAACGTGTGTCGGCTTGTAGCCCGCGAGCAGCCGTCGGTTTGCGCGCTGTCAACGTCGCTTGTTGACCGCTTCTAGTTATCGATCGCCTTTCGGCCTAGCGCGCTCAGTTGGTTAGGAACCGACGTTCACTCGAACGGCGACCGGTCAGGCCGCCATCCGGTGCTCGTAGTACGGTCGATATCGATCATCCAGGATCGCGTGAAGCGCCGTCAGATTCGCCGGATCCGGATTTAGCCAAGCATCGATATTCTCTGGCTTGATCGGCACGATACAGCGGTCGTGGCCAGCCGAGGCAATTTCCGCCGGCGGTTCGTCCGTGATCGCCGCGAACGACAGCAGATCCGCCTCGCCAGGTGCCCTCCAGTGTGACCACAGACAGGCGACCAGCATCTGGCCGCCCGTGTTCGGCTGGAATTCCAGCACCACGTTTTCATCCTGCTCGCCGTCCTGCAGCTCGCGCCCTTCCATCCTGGCGCGGCTGACGTTCTCGTAGAACGCGCTGACGATCATCAGGCCGTGCGAGTAGCCGAATAGCTCCTTCCAGAATCCTTCGAGATTGTCCCGCCGCGCGTTGTAGGTGCCGGGATATTTGCTGTCGTAGAACTTCGGTTTGCCAGCCGGGCGGCACTGGTAGCGCATGGGTTTGATCACCCGCTGGCCTTCCTCCACGACCATCACCGGCGCGTAGGTGCCGGGAAAGATTCGCGAGTCGCGGTCCTTCAGCTCGACACGCCGGAGATCGTCGAGTCGGCGGATCGTCGCGTCGATCATGCCTGCGGCAATGCGCTTGCTCTCGGTAGCGGCCTTTGTCGTCCTGGTCTGGAGCGTCCGCTCAGCGTCCGCAAGCCGCGATCGCTGCCTGA
The sequence above is drawn from the Paraburkholderia sprentiae WSM5005 genome and encodes:
- a CDS encoding alpha/beta fold hydrolase, with product MSAYRQTFIEANGIRLHMAQQGDGPLVLLCHGFPETSHAWRHQLAALAQAGFHAIAPDLRGYGSSECPTAIEQYTTLDVVGDLVALVDILGERNAVVVGNDWGATIAWQAALLRPDRFRAVAALGVPMMGRAPMAPSRLFPQTDQAWFYTHYFSEPGLAESEFERDVRATFRKIYFSASGDVGTRDANTPNPFGLMPRSGGLLDSLIDPPLLPAWLAPTDLDQFVRAFSISGFRGGLNYYRNLDRNWEMQSAFEGLLVKVPSLYLVGERDTGLAMPGMHEIIGGMPQFVPKLSASRVVPQAGHWLQQEAPDFVNAALIEFLREL
- a CDS encoding RrF2 family transcriptional regulator, which translates into the protein MQRDTRLARLLHILIHMHLRGGATTSETIALMLHTNPVFVRRTMASLRESGFVKSTGGPGGGWVLACDLEDLTVRDVYQAIGHTAPFVIGLADDNRSCPVEAAVNRHIGETLGSAETLLLESLGKRRLSEIAHDVASPKPRKTDE
- a CDS encoding SOS response-associated peptidase family protein, yielding MCYSAQIEADYKKFVREFGARMSLREFAELYWARANGSKVKIPKAMDAAFDDPQEEEQRGIKAAIDRFNAEQATALEQELFRQRSRLADAERTLQTRTTKAATESKRIAAGMIDATIRRLDDLRRVELKDRDSRIFPGTYAPVMVVEEGQRVIKPMRYQCRPAGKPKFYDSKYPGTYNARRDNLEGFWKELFGYSHGLMIVSAFYENVSRARMEGRELQDGEQDENVVLEFQPNTGGQMLVACLWSHWRAPGEADLLSFAAITDEPPAEIASAGHDRCIVPIKPENIDAWLNPDPANLTALHAILDDRYRPYYEHRMAA